A portion of the Streptomyces coeruleoprunus genome contains these proteins:
- a CDS encoding PucR family transcriptional regulator produces the protein MPLTLASLVQHSALKLTVRAGEDRLDTPVRWAHVSELADPVPYMEGGELLLITAMTLDAEDPEAMRRYVRRLAGAGVVGLGFAIGVNYDEIPQALLDAAREEHLPLLEVPRRTPFLAISKAVSAALAADQYRAVTAGFEAQRELTRAALAEGPDAVVARLAAHVDGWAALYDASGAVLAAAPDWAARRAARLKPDVERLRERAAPASAVVGGTEDRVELQSLGTGRRVRGALAVGTGAPLGTAERYAVHSAIALLTLTTERSRSLQAAEQRLGAAVLRLMLAGQPDHARAVAGDLYGGLLDAPFRLLIAEPAGEADPSGDPPSTALADTLEAAAARAGEAVLVVPEGDDRLVVLAQDGGAVASACDAYASREAEDAQIYIGLSAPTGPIAAAAAYKQAEQALSVARRRGRALVEHEELATGSVLPLLADDAVRAFADGMLRALYEHDATGRGDLVASLRAWLSRHGQWDAAAADLGVHRHTLRYRMRRVEEILGRSLDDPDARMELWLALKATGERP, from the coding sequence ATGCCGCTCACCCTCGCCTCGCTCGTCCAGCACTCCGCGCTCAAACTCACCGTGCGCGCCGGTGAGGACCGCCTCGACACCCCCGTGCGCTGGGCCCACGTCAGCGAGCTGGCGGACCCCGTCCCGTACATGGAGGGCGGGGAACTCCTGCTCATCACCGCCATGACGCTCGACGCCGAGGACCCCGAGGCGATGCGCCGCTACGTGCGGCGGCTCGCCGGCGCGGGGGTCGTCGGGCTCGGCTTCGCCATCGGCGTCAACTACGACGAGATCCCGCAGGCCCTCCTGGACGCCGCCCGCGAGGAGCACCTGCCGCTGCTGGAGGTGCCGCGCCGCACCCCGTTCCTCGCGATCTCCAAGGCCGTCTCGGCCGCCCTCGCCGCCGACCAGTACCGGGCCGTCACGGCGGGGTTCGAGGCCCAGCGCGAGCTGACCAGGGCCGCGCTCGCCGAGGGCCCCGACGCGGTCGTCGCCCGGCTCGCCGCCCACGTCGACGGCTGGGCCGCGCTGTACGACGCGTCCGGCGCCGTCCTCGCCGCCGCACCCGACTGGGCGGCCCGGCGGGCGGCCCGGCTCAAGCCCGACGTGGAGCGGCTGCGCGAGCGGGCCGCGCCGGCGAGCGCCGTCGTCGGCGGCACCGAGGACCGGGTGGAACTCCAGTCGCTCGGCACGGGCCGCCGGGTGCGCGGCGCGCTGGCCGTCGGCACGGGCGCTCCGCTGGGCACGGCGGAGCGGTACGCCGTGCACTCCGCGATCGCCCTCCTCACCCTGACCACCGAGCGCTCGCGCTCCCTCCAGGCCGCCGAGCAGCGCCTCGGCGCGGCGGTGCTCCGGCTGATGCTGGCCGGTCAGCCCGACCATGCCCGCGCCGTCGCCGGCGACCTGTACGGCGGGCTGCTCGACGCCCCGTTCCGGCTGCTCATCGCGGAACCCGCCGGTGAGGCCGACCCGTCCGGCGATCCTCCGTCGACGGCGCTCGCCGACACGCTCGAGGCCGCCGCGGCCCGCGCCGGCGAGGCCGTGCTCGTGGTGCCCGAAGGTGACGACCGGCTCGTCGTCCTCGCCCAGGACGGGGGCGCGGTGGCCTCCGCCTGCGACGCGTACGCGTCCCGGGAGGCCGAGGACGCCCAGATCTACATCGGCCTGTCCGCCCCGACCGGCCCCATAGCGGCGGCCGCCGCCTACAAGCAGGCCGAGCAGGCGCTGTCCGTCGCCCGCCGCCGCGGCCGTGCCCTCGTCGAGCACGAGGAGCTGGCCACCGGCTCGGTGCTGCCTCTGCTCGCGGACGACGCGGTACGGGCGTTCGCCGACGGCATGCTGCGCGCGCTGTACGAGCACGACGCGACCGGGCGCGGCGACCTCGTCGCGTCCCTGCGCGCCTGGCTCTCCCGCCACGGCCAGTGGGACGCGGCCGCCGCGGACCTGGGCGTCCACCGCCACACGCTGCGCTACCGGATGCGGCGCGTCGAGGAGATCCTCGGCCGCTCCCTCGACGACCCGGACGCCCGCATGGAACTGTGGCTGGCCCTGAAGGCCACGGGCGAGAGGCCCTAG
- a CDS encoding ATP-binding protein, which produces MDRDGTSYDARGTHADAVPRPAGPPPQPAGPPAAPPPPRHAPAPATGTSLVDWLRTPRPEAEPGVWRFGHRPRPAEEPEHVPARRLFAGALISLLSGWLLWSLLWNGYLGHYWLWPLLVLTPDSWRGEPETWATASYVYYALVGGGLLVFFARLGHVPEIWRRYARRTRTKPAPPPPPRHGADPADWPELRAAGLTDAATRLAEATRSGALGDVDYARIQRAWHGVRAHPDRLAAFTEAVRAHGPAACAHPSGVRDLPVRTATHDLATAQVRIGTVADHPRNPYGRRTTGLALEPELLGTSLLAVGPAGSGKTVRLVRPVTEALCLQALAGRAAVVAVTAQGSGLGPDASFDVVIPVGRGDSRHDLDLYGGADDPDEAARLLAEALVGDLVPDTRRAATVLAQLIGPYRAAYGHFPAVPELRELLGGAPAALARLRAAVAGDPAQLRELDARERQVERGDETGVLLAERIAFLDRPAFASWFRTDGEGGRAFSLRAIEHPLRVRVDLPERGHAEASRIVTRLLLAQFAEAALARSDRSLFACLVLDDATYTVTAESVRAVQRLRSAHAGVVLALRTLEDVPEALRGSLLGAVGCRMAFAGLAPWDGGRFAELWGTEWVQMRDVTNRQIISDEPLTKAMHFMRRLVTGKAATAEAVTVREVERERWSSSELAHGLPAGHAVLSLTGVRGEHAPPLLVDLRG; this is translated from the coding sequence ATGGACAGGGACGGTACGTCGTACGACGCACGGGGCACCCACGCCGACGCCGTGCCACGCCCGGCCGGACCGCCACCGCAGCCCGCCGGTCCTCCCGCGGCCCCGCCCCCGCCCCGCCACGCCCCCGCACCGGCCACCGGCACATCGCTCGTGGACTGGCTGCGCACGCCCCGGCCCGAGGCCGAGCCCGGCGTGTGGCGGTTCGGCCACCGGCCGCGCCCCGCGGAGGAGCCCGAGCACGTCCCGGCGCGCCGGCTGTTCGCCGGAGCGCTCATCTCACTGCTCAGCGGCTGGCTCCTGTGGTCCCTGCTGTGGAACGGCTACCTCGGCCACTACTGGCTCTGGCCGCTCCTCGTCCTCACCCCGGACTCCTGGCGCGGCGAGCCCGAGACCTGGGCGACGGCCAGCTACGTCTACTACGCGCTCGTCGGCGGCGGCCTCCTCGTCTTCTTCGCCCGCCTCGGCCACGTCCCCGAGATCTGGCGCCGCTACGCCCGCCGCACCCGCACCAAGCCGGCCCCGCCCCCGCCGCCCCGGCACGGCGCCGACCCCGCCGACTGGCCCGAGCTGCGTGCCGCCGGTCTCACGGACGCCGCCACCCGGCTCGCCGAGGCCACCCGCTCCGGCGCCCTCGGCGACGTCGACTACGCCCGCATCCAGCGCGCCTGGCACGGCGTACGCGCCCACCCCGACCGGCTCGCCGCCTTCACCGAGGCCGTGCGCGCCCACGGCCCCGCCGCCTGCGCCCACCCCTCCGGCGTACGCGACCTGCCCGTCCGCACCGCCACCCACGACCTCGCCACCGCCCAGGTGCGCATCGGCACGGTCGCCGACCACCCCCGCAACCCCTACGGCCGCCGCACCACCGGCCTCGCCCTCGAACCCGAACTCCTCGGCACCTCCCTCCTCGCGGTCGGCCCCGCCGGCTCGGGCAAGACCGTCCGGCTCGTCCGGCCCGTCACCGAGGCCCTGTGCCTCCAGGCCCTGGCGGGCCGCGCCGCCGTCGTCGCCGTCACCGCGCAGGGCTCCGGCCTCGGGCCCGACGCCTCCTTCGACGTGGTCATCCCGGTCGGCCGCGGCGACTCCCGCCACGACCTCGACCTGTACGGCGGCGCCGACGACCCCGACGAGGCGGCCCGCCTCCTCGCCGAGGCCCTGGTCGGCGACCTCGTCCCGGACACCCGCCGCGCGGCCACCGTCCTGGCGCAGCTCATCGGGCCGTACCGGGCCGCGTACGGCCACTTCCCCGCCGTGCCCGAACTGCGCGAACTCCTCGGCGGCGCCCCCGCCGCCCTCGCCCGGCTGCGCGCCGCCGTCGCCGGCGACCCGGCCCAGCTGCGCGAGCTCGACGCCCGGGAGCGGCAGGTGGAGCGGGGCGACGAGACCGGCGTCCTGCTCGCCGAGCGCATCGCCTTCCTGGACCGCCCGGCCTTCGCGAGCTGGTTCCGCACGGACGGCGAGGGCGGCCGCGCGTTCTCGCTGCGGGCCATCGAGCACCCGCTGCGCGTCCGGGTCGACCTGCCCGAGCGGGGCCACGCCGAGGCGTCCCGGATCGTGACCCGGCTGCTCCTCGCCCAGTTCGCCGAGGCAGCCCTCGCCCGCAGCGACCGGTCGCTGTTCGCCTGCCTGGTCCTCGACGACGCCACGTACACCGTCACCGCCGAGTCCGTACGGGCCGTCCAGCGGCTGCGCTCCGCGCACGCCGGGGTCGTCCTCGCGCTGCGCACCCTGGAGGACGTGCCGGAGGCGCTGCGCGGGTCGCTGCTCGGCGCCGTCGGCTGCCGGATGGCCTTCGCCGGGCTCGCGCCCTGGGACGGCGGGCGGTTCGCGGAGCTCTGGGGCACCGAGTGGGTGCAGATGCGGGACGTCACGAACCGCCAGATCATCTCCGACGAACCGCTCACCAAGGCCATGCACTTCATGCGGCGCCTGGTGACCGGCAAGGCGGCCACGGCCGAGGCGGTCACGGTGCGCGAGGTCGAGCGCGAGCGCTGGTCCTCGTCGGAACTGGCGCACGGCCTGCCCGCCGGGCACGCCGTCCTGTCCCTGACCGGCGTCCGCGGCGAACACGCGCCACCCCTGCTGGTGGACCTGCGCGGCTGA
- the gabT gene encoding 4-aminobutyrate--2-oxoglutarate transaminase, with product MTEIPQERRVVTAIPGPKSQELQARRVAAVAGGVGSVLPVFTTRAGGGIIEDVDGNRLIDFGSGIAVTSVGASAEAVVRRASAQLQDFTHTCFMVTPYEGYVEVCEALAELTPGDHAKKSALFNSGAEAVENAVKIARSYTKRQAVVVFDHGYHGRTNLTMALTAKNMPYKHGFGPFAPEVYRVPVAYGYRWPTGPENCGPEAAKQAIDQITKQVGAENVAAIIIEPVLGEGGFIEPAKGFLPEIVKFANENGIVFVADEIQSGFCRTGQWFACEDEGVVPDLITTAKGIAGGLPLAAVTGRAEIMDAVHGGGLGGTYGGNPVACAGALGAIETMKELDLNGKAQRIEEVMKGRLAAMQEKYEIIGDIRGRGAMIAIELVKDPATKEPNPEAAGALAKACHAEGVLVLTCGTYGNVLRFLPPLVIGEDLLNEGLDIIEAAFARI from the coding sequence ATGACCGAAATCCCGCAGGAGCGCCGCGTCGTCACCGCCATCCCCGGCCCGAAGTCGCAGGAGCTGCAGGCCCGCCGCGTCGCCGCGGTCGCGGGTGGCGTCGGCTCCGTGCTGCCGGTGTTCACCACGCGCGCGGGCGGCGGCATCATCGAGGACGTCGACGGCAACCGTCTGATCGACTTCGGCTCCGGTATCGCCGTGACCTCCGTGGGCGCCTCCGCCGAGGCGGTCGTGCGCCGTGCGTCCGCGCAGCTGCAGGACTTCACCCACACCTGTTTCATGGTCACGCCGTACGAGGGCTACGTGGAGGTCTGCGAGGCGCTCGCCGAGCTGACCCCCGGTGACCACGCGAAGAAGTCCGCGCTGTTCAACAGCGGCGCCGAGGCCGTCGAGAACGCGGTCAAGATCGCCCGCTCGTACACCAAGCGCCAGGCCGTCGTGGTCTTCGACCACGGCTACCACGGCCGTACGAACCTCACGATGGCGCTGACCGCCAAGAACATGCCGTACAAGCACGGCTTCGGCCCGTTCGCGCCCGAGGTCTACCGCGTCCCGGTCGCCTACGGCTACCGCTGGCCGACCGGCCCGGAGAACTGCGGCCCCGAGGCCGCCAAGCAGGCCATCGACCAGATCACCAAGCAGGTCGGCGCGGAGAACGTGGCCGCGATCATCATCGAGCCGGTGCTCGGCGAGGGCGGCTTCATCGAGCCGGCCAAGGGCTTCCTGCCGGAGATCGTGAAGTTCGCCAACGAGAACGGCATCGTCTTCGTGGCGGACGAGATCCAGTCCGGCTTCTGCCGCACCGGCCAGTGGTTCGCCTGTGAGGACGAGGGCGTCGTCCCGGACCTCATCACCACCGCCAAGGGCATCGCGGGCGGTCTGCCGCTCGCCGCCGTCACCGGCCGCGCCGAGATCATGGACGCCGTGCACGGCGGCGGCCTGGGCGGCACGTACGGCGGCAACCCGGTGGCCTGCGCCGGTGCGCTCGGCGCCATCGAGACGATGAAGGAGCTGGACCTCAACGGCAAGGCCCAGCGCATCGAGGAGGTCATGAAGGGCCGCCTCGCCGCGATGCAGGAGAAGTACGAGATCATCGGCGACATCCGCGGCCGCGGCGCCATGATCGCCATCGAGCTGGTCAAGGACCCGGCGACCAAGGAGCCGAACCCGGAGGCCGCGGGCGCGCTCGCCAAGGCCTGCCACGCCGAGGGCGTGCTGGTCCTGACCTGTGGCACCTACGGCAACGTGCTGCGCTTCCTGCCGCCGCTGGTCATCGGTGAGGACCTGCTCAACGAGGGTCTGGACATCATCGAGGCCGCCTTCGCCCGCATCTGA
- a CDS encoding phosphatase PAP2 family protein, protein MFSSALSALSGLVLLGGFLLVTWQVAGHGRLARLDERAGRALTGRGPARLAELGADLGNMAVALPVLAAAVAYALWRGHWRRALCAVAAMALVPALVVPLKLLLDRQGPLSEATGYYPSGHTATALVAYGAAALLVHRRALVPVAVVLTLATGTGLVLRGYHWPLDVVGSVLLFTGVFLLAAASGGWWNRRGTPVR, encoded by the coding sequence GTGTTCTCCTCCGCCCTCTCGGCCCTCTCCGGCCTCGTTCTGCTGGGCGGGTTCCTCCTGGTCACCTGGCAGGTGGCCGGCCACGGCCGGCTGGCCCGCCTCGACGAGCGCGCGGGGCGCGCTCTCACCGGCCGCGGCCCCGCGCGCCTCGCCGAGCTGGGCGCCGACCTCGGCAACATGGCGGTCGCCCTGCCCGTGCTGGCCGCCGCCGTGGCGTACGCGCTGTGGCGCGGCCACTGGCGGCGGGCGCTGTGCGCGGTCGCGGCCATGGCCCTCGTGCCGGCCCTGGTGGTGCCGCTGAAACTGCTGCTGGACCGGCAGGGGCCGCTGAGCGAGGCGACCGGGTACTACCCGTCGGGCCATACGGCGACCGCGCTCGTGGCGTACGGCGCCGCGGCGCTGCTGGTGCACCGGCGCGCGCTGGTGCCCGTCGCCGTGGTGCTGACACTGGCGACGGGGACCGGCCTGGTGCTGCGCGGCTACCACTGGCCGCTGGACGTGGTGGGCAGCGTGCTGCTGTTCACCGGGGTGTTCCTGCTGGCCGCCGCTTCGGGCGGGTGGTGGAACCGGCGGGGGACCCCCGTTCGTTGA
- a CDS encoding FAD-dependent oxidoreductase codes for MAPVAMRTAARSLSDAQPVPFWLEDPGRPGALPALTATEHCDLLVVGGGYSGLWTALLAKERDPRRDVVLIEGREAGWAASGRNGGFCAASLTHGFGNGLSRWPGELARLEELGARNLDAIEAAVATYGIDCDFERTGEIDVATEPHQLAELAALHEEAGRLGLADGLELLDRDAVRAQVDSPTFLGGLWDRRGVALLHPAKLAWGLKRACLDAGVRVYENTRGLDLTTSGPSMAVRTPYGRVLARQVALGTNVFPSLVRRVRLYTVPVYDYALMTEPLTDEQLASIGWKNRQGLGDSANQFHYFRLSADNRILWGGYDAIYPFGGQVRAELDQRPETYLTLAEHFFRCFPQLEGVRFSHAWGGAIDTCSRFSAFFGTAHRGRVAYAVGYTGLGVGATRFGAEVMLDLLDGGRTERTALEMVRSKPLPFPPEPFAWAGIGMTKWSLARADANGGRRNLWLRAMDRLGLGFDS; via the coding sequence ATGGCCCCAGTAGCCATGCGTACCGCTGCACGATCACTCTCGGACGCCCAGCCCGTCCCCTTCTGGCTGGAAGACCCCGGCAGGCCCGGCGCACTGCCCGCCCTCACCGCCACCGAGCACTGCGACCTCCTGGTGGTCGGCGGCGGCTACAGCGGACTGTGGACCGCGCTCCTCGCCAAGGAGCGGGACCCGCGCCGGGACGTCGTCCTCATCGAGGGCCGGGAGGCGGGCTGGGCCGCCTCCGGGCGCAACGGCGGCTTCTGCGCCGCCTCCCTCACCCACGGCTTCGGCAACGGCCTGTCCCGCTGGCCCGGTGAACTGGCGCGGCTGGAGGAGCTGGGCGCCCGCAACCTCGACGCCATCGAGGCCGCCGTCGCCACGTACGGCATCGACTGCGACTTCGAGCGGACCGGCGAGATCGACGTCGCCACCGAACCGCACCAGCTCGCCGAGCTGGCCGCGCTGCACGAGGAGGCCGGCCGGCTCGGCCTCGCGGACGGACTGGAACTGCTGGACCGCGACGCCGTGCGCGCCCAGGTCGACTCGCCGACCTTCCTCGGCGGGCTCTGGGACCGGCGCGGCGTCGCCCTGCTCCACCCCGCCAAGCTCGCCTGGGGCCTCAAGCGCGCCTGCCTCGACGCGGGCGTCCGCGTCTACGAGAACACCCGCGGCCTCGACCTGACCACCTCCGGCCCGTCGATGGCCGTGCGCACCCCGTACGGCCGCGTCCTCGCCCGCCAGGTCGCCCTCGGCACCAACGTCTTCCCCTCCCTGGTCCGCCGCGTCCGCCTGTACACCGTCCCCGTCTACGACTACGCCCTGATGACCGAGCCCCTGACGGACGAGCAGCTGGCCTCGATCGGCTGGAAGAACCGCCAGGGCCTCGGCGATAGTGCCAACCAGTTCCACTACTTCCGGCTCAGCGCCGACAACCGCATCCTCTGGGGCGGCTACGACGCGATCTACCCCTTCGGCGGCCAGGTCCGCGCCGAACTCGACCAGCGCCCCGAGACCTACCTGACCCTCGCCGAGCACTTCTTCCGCTGCTTCCCGCAGCTGGAGGGCGTGCGGTTCAGCCACGCCTGGGGCGGAGCCATCGACACCTGCTCCCGCTTCTCGGCGTTCTTCGGCACCGCCCACCGCGGCCGCGTCGCCTACGCCGTCGGCTACACGGGCCTCGGCGTGGGCGCCACCCGCTTCGGCGCCGAGGTGATGCTCGACCTGCTGGACGGCGGGCGCACGGAGCGCACGGCCCTGGAGATGGTCCGCAGCAAGCCCCTGCCGTTCCCGCCGGAACCCTTCGCCTGGGCCGGCATCGGCATGACCAAGTGGTCACTGGCCAGAGCCGACGCCAACGGTGGGCGCCGCAACCTGTGGCTGCGCGCCATGGACCGGCTCGGGCTGGGCTTCGACAGCTGA
- a CDS encoding ABC transporter permease translates to MLLRWIRRNLVVVAGLLTLAYLVLPNVVVLVFSFNKPNGRFNYAWQRFSLDAWKDPCGVPDLCGSLTLSLQLAAWATLGATALGTMIAFALVRYRFRARGAVNSLIFLPMSMPEVVMAASLLTLFLNMGAELGFWTVLIAHIMFCLSFVVVAIKARVMSMDPRLEEAARDLYAGPVQTFLRVTLPIAAPGIAAGALLAFALSFDDFIITNFNAGSTVTFPMFVWGSAQRGTPVQINVIGTAMFVVAVLVVVAGQLLAARRKRTENLQ, encoded by the coding sequence ATGCTGCTGCGTTGGATACGGCGCAACCTGGTCGTCGTCGCGGGTCTGCTGACCCTCGCCTACCTGGTCCTGCCGAACGTCGTCGTCCTGGTCTTCTCGTTCAACAAGCCGAACGGGCGCTTCAACTACGCCTGGCAGCGGTTCTCGCTGGACGCCTGGAAGGACCCCTGCGGCGTCCCCGACCTGTGCGGATCGCTCACGCTCTCCCTCCAGCTCGCCGCCTGGGCCACGCTCGGCGCCACGGCGCTCGGCACGATGATCGCCTTCGCCCTGGTCCGCTACCGCTTCCGGGCGCGCGGCGCGGTCAACTCGCTGATCTTCCTGCCGATGTCCATGCCCGAGGTCGTCATGGCCGCCTCGCTGCTCACGCTGTTCCTCAACATGGGCGCGGAGCTGGGCTTCTGGACGGTCCTCATCGCCCACATCATGTTCTGCCTCAGCTTCGTCGTCGTCGCCATCAAGGCCCGCGTGATGTCGATGGACCCACGCCTGGAGGAAGCCGCCCGCGACCTGTACGCCGGACCGGTGCAGACCTTCCTGCGGGTCACCCTGCCCATCGCCGCGCCCGGCATCGCGGCCGGCGCGCTGCTCGCCTTCGCGCTGTCGTTCGACGACTTCATCATCACCAACTTCAACGCGGGCTCCACCGTCACCTTCCCCATGTTCGTGTGGGGTTCGGCCCAGCGCGGCACGCCCGTGCAGATCAACGTCATCGGTACGGCGATGTTCGTCGTCGCCGTCCTGGTGGTCGTCGCCGGCCAGCTCCTGGCCGCCCGGCGGAAGCGCACAGAGAACCTGCAATAG
- a CDS encoding ABC transporter permease, protein MTTVAETPPTATAPVVRKRSTRKRLVPYWLLLPGILWLLVFFALPMVYQASTSVQTGSLEEGFRVTWHFATYWEALQEYAPQFVRSLLYAGTATLLCLLLGYPLAYLIAFRAGRWRGLLLVLVIAPFFTSFLIRTLAWKTILADGGAVVGTLDALHVLDVTSTLGLTEGDRVLATPLAVICGLTYNFLPFMILPLYTSLERIDVRLHEAAKDLYASPATTFRKVTFPLSMPGVVSGTLLTFIPASGDYVNAELLGSADTKMIGNVIQSQFLRVLDYPTAAALSFILMAIVLIMVTFYIRRAGTEDLV, encoded by the coding sequence ATGACGACCGTCGCCGAAACCCCACCGACCGCGACCGCCCCGGTCGTGCGCAAGCGCTCCACGCGCAAGCGGCTCGTCCCCTACTGGCTGCTCCTGCCCGGCATCCTGTGGCTGCTCGTCTTCTTCGCGCTGCCGATGGTCTACCAGGCGTCCACCTCCGTGCAGACCGGCTCCCTGGAGGAGGGCTTCCGGGTCACCTGGCACTTCGCGACCTACTGGGAGGCGCTGCAGGAGTACGCGCCGCAGTTCGTCCGCTCCCTGCTGTACGCCGGGACGGCGACGCTGCTGTGCCTGCTGCTCGGCTACCCGCTCGCGTACCTCATCGCGTTCCGCGCCGGGCGCTGGCGGGGCCTGCTGCTGGTGCTCGTCATCGCCCCGTTCTTCACCAGCTTCCTCATCCGCACGCTGGCCTGGAAGACGATCCTCGCCGACGGCGGCGCCGTCGTCGGCACCCTCGACGCGCTGCACGTCCTGGACGTCACCAGCACCCTCGGCCTGACCGAGGGCGACCGCGTCCTCGCCACGCCCCTGGCCGTGATCTGCGGCCTCACGTACAACTTCCTGCCCTTCATGATCCTGCCGCTCTACACCTCGCTGGAGCGCATCGACGTACGGCTCCACGAGGCGGCCAAGGACCTGTACGCGTCCCCCGCCACCACCTTCCGCAAGGTGACCTTCCCGCTGTCCATGCCGGGCGTCGTCTCCGGCACGCTCCTCACCTTCATCCCGGCGAGCGGCGACTACGTCAACGCCGAACTGCTCGGCTCGGCGGACACCAAGATGATCGGCAACGTCATCCAGTCGCAGTTCCTGCGGGTGCTCGACTACCCGACGGCGGCCGCGCTGTCCTTCATCCTGATGGCCATCGTGCTGATCATGGTCACGTTCTACATCCGCCGTGCCGGAACGGAGGACCTGGTCTGA